From Domibacillus sp. DTU_2020_1001157_1_SI_ALB_TIR_016, a single genomic window includes:
- the preA gene encoding NAD-dependent dihydropyrimidine dehydrogenase subunit PreA, translating into MADLRINFAGIQSPNPFWLASAPPTNSGYQVQRAFEAGWGGAVWKTLGDPIINTSSRFAALHFNGQRVAGFNNIELITDRPLEVNLKEIYETKKRFPNHAVIASLMVEPKQEKWHEIVKKVEAAGVDGLELNFGCPHGMAERGMGAASGQVPELVEKQTMWAKEAARTPVIVKLTPNITDITATAWAAVQGGADAISMINTINSLAGVDLDSWNTIPHVAGKGAHGGYCGPAVKPIALNMVAECARNPEINVPISGIGGIGTWKDAAEFILMGAGSVQVCTAAMHHGFSIVEDMIDGLSNYLDSKGLASVEELMGRTVPRYSDWGNLDLNYKVVAHINRNTCINCNKCHIACEDTAHQCIEMLTSSDGSKYLQVREEDCVGCNLCSIVCPVDGAIDMMEIPSGPPMTWNERQAAIKQPIV; encoded by the coding sequence ATGGCAGACTTACGTATAAACTTTGCAGGGATTCAATCACCTAACCCGTTTTGGCTGGCATCCGCACCGCCGACCAATTCCGGCTATCAGGTGCAGCGAGCGTTTGAAGCCGGCTGGGGCGGCGCCGTATGGAAAACACTCGGTGACCCGATTATTAATACATCCTCCCGGTTTGCGGCGCTGCACTTTAACGGCCAGCGTGTGGCAGGCTTTAACAATATCGAGCTCATTACAGACCGGCCGCTTGAAGTGAATTTAAAAGAAATTTACGAAACGAAAAAACGGTTTCCCAATCATGCTGTCATCGCTTCCTTGATGGTTGAACCGAAGCAGGAAAAGTGGCATGAAATTGTGAAAAAAGTAGAAGCCGCCGGCGTGGACGGGCTCGAATTAAATTTCGGCTGCCCGCATGGCATGGCAGAACGCGGTATGGGTGCAGCGTCCGGACAAGTGCCGGAGCTGGTGGAAAAGCAGACGATGTGGGCGAAGGAAGCCGCCCGTACACCTGTTATTGTCAAGCTGACACCAAACATTACCGATATTACGGCCACTGCTTGGGCAGCTGTACAGGGCGGGGCGGATGCGATCAGCATGATTAATACGATCAACAGCCTCGCCGGTGTGGATCTGGATTCGTGGAATACGATTCCGCACGTGGCAGGAAAAGGAGCACATGGCGGCTACTGCGGCCCGGCCGTAAAGCCAATTGCTTTAAATATGGTGGCGGAATGCGCACGCAACCCGGAAATTAACGTTCCGATCTCGGGCATTGGCGGCATTGGCACATGGAAAGATGCGGCCGAGTTTATCTTAATGGGTGCTGGCAGCGTTCAGGTATGTACAGCGGCAATGCACCACGGGTTTAGCATTGTTGAAGATATGATCGACGGCTTAAGCAATTATCTCGACAGCAAAGGACTTGCTTCTGTTGAAGAGTTAATGGGCCGGACCGTTCCGCGTTACTCCGACTGGGGCAATCTCGACTTAAATTACAAAGTGGTCGCCCATATCAACCGCAATACATGCATCAACTGTAATAAATGCCATATCGCCTGCGAAGATACAGCACATCAATGTATCGAGATGCTGACGTCTTCAGATGGCAGCAAATATTTGCAGGTTCGTGAGGAGGACTGTGTCGGCTGCAATCTTTGCTCCATTGTCTGCCCGGTGGACGGCGCTATCGACATGATGGAAATTCCAAGCGGCCCGCCAATGACATGGAACGAACGCCAGGCGGCTATTAAACAGCCAATTGTTTAA
- the hydA gene encoding dihydropyrimidinase produces MKKIIKNGVIVTAVDQYEADLLIENGKITQIGAALKEAADEVIDAKGAYLFPGGVDPHTHLDMPFGGTVTADDFETGTMAAAFGGTTTIIDFCLTNKGEPLQKAIRTWHEKSKDKAVIDYGFHLMIGEVNDAVLAEIPEVIEKEGITSFKVFMAYKNVFQADDATLFRTLLTAKEHGALVMVHAENGDVIDYLVNDALEKGHTEPIYHALTRPPEVEGEATGRAAALAGLANSQLYVVHVSCAEAAHKIAEARQKGFQVWGETCPQYLLLDQHDLEKPDFEGAKYVWSPPLREKWNQDVLWDALKNGQLQTIGSDQCSFNFNGQKDLGRNDFSKIPNGGPVIEDRFSLLFSEGVKKGRISIHQFVDLVSTRSAKLFGLFPQKGTIAVGSDADIVIFDPNKERVISAETHHMNVDYSAFEGMKVTGEPVSVLSRGEFVIREGEFTGKPGSGQYIKRSRYNSTQARQAIIAQ; encoded by the coding sequence ATGAAAAAAATCATTAAAAACGGTGTCATTGTAACGGCAGTCGATCAATACGAAGCGGATCTGCTTATTGAAAACGGCAAAATCACCCAAATTGGTGCTGCACTGAAGGAAGCGGCAGATGAAGTGATTGATGCAAAAGGTGCTTACCTGTTCCCGGGCGGTGTTGATCCTCATACACATCTGGACATGCCGTTTGGCGGCACAGTCACAGCAGATGATTTTGAAACGGGGACGATGGCAGCGGCATTCGGCGGCACAACGACCATCATTGACTTCTGTCTGACAAACAAAGGGGAGCCGCTGCAAAAAGCGATCCGTACGTGGCATGAGAAATCAAAGGATAAAGCCGTTATTGACTACGGCTTCCACTTGATGATTGGGGAAGTAAATGACGCGGTGCTGGCGGAGATTCCGGAGGTGATTGAAAAAGAAGGCATTACATCCTTTAAAGTGTTTATGGCATATAAAAATGTTTTCCAGGCGGATGACGCAACGCTGTTTCGTACGCTGCTCACAGCAAAAGAGCATGGCGCTCTGGTGATGGTTCATGCGGAAAATGGTGATGTGATCGATTACCTCGTAAACGACGCCCTGGAAAAAGGGCATACAGAGCCGATTTACCACGCGCTTACACGCCCGCCGGAAGTAGAAGGAGAAGCAACCGGACGTGCAGCCGCGCTGGCCGGCCTGGCAAATTCCCAGCTGTACGTTGTGCATGTGTCGTGTGCGGAAGCTGCCCATAAAATTGCAGAGGCACGCCAAAAAGGCTTCCAAGTTTGGGGCGAAACATGTCCACAATATTTGCTGCTCGACCAGCATGATTTAGAAAAGCCGGATTTTGAAGGCGCTAAGTACGTCTGGTCACCGCCTCTCCGTGAAAAGTGGAACCAGGATGTACTGTGGGACGCACTGAAAAATGGCCAGCTGCAAACGATCGGCTCTGACCAATGTTCTTTTAACTTTAATGGGCAGAAGGATCTCGGACGGAACGACTTCTCAAAAATTCCAAACGGGGGCCCGGTCATTGAGGACCGATTTAGCCTGCTGTTTTCGGAAGGAGTGAAAAAAGGGCGCATTTCCATTCACCAGTTTGTTGATCTCGTGTCGACCCGCTCAGCAAAACTATTCGGCCTGTTCCCGCAAAAAGGCACGATTGCGGTCGGCAGCGATGCGGATATCGTCATCTTTGATCCAAACAAAGAGCGTGTGATCTCTGCTGAAACCCATCATATGAACGTCGATTACAGCGCCTTTGAAGGAATGAAAGTAACAGGTGAGCCCGTCTCCGTACTCTCGCGTGGTGAATTTGTCATTCGGGAAGGAGAATTTACCGGCAAGCCGGGAAGCGGACAGTACATTAAAAGAAGCCGCTATAACAGTACGCAGGCGCGTCAGGCTATCATTGCCCAATAA
- a CDS encoding NCS1 family transporter: protein MKEPSRYLKSPDLLPIAHRDRKIGTFGFALMWIGMAVVLAAFAIGGAAVEQMPLSWVLAASFIGCVLIGLFISIIADIGIEHGLSFPVYMRAPFGTIGTHIPSAIRGIAASMWFGINTYFGAMAINGILNVMFGFDNWFVCFLAFVAVQVANTIIGIKSIEKFADLAAPIIILISLWMYVTLADQAAAADKNVWSWVENPLTGGLLFNAFMVVVLGNMGYWSTLAADISSISRFIKAPQFERNWIKRNKSVLVGSLIAMPLTQTFVVAIGGVAFIAVGNYDPVAALQETSSGLVLAVLLLLIVFAQWSTNTAANLVPAATVFSNIGGPKVPFYAGVIAAGVIGMVTQPWNLFNVLMPFLLVVGGVLSAIVGILFADYYLIRKRRVNVPDLYEMKGQYRYHYGVNWAGIISWVIGGTLAVIFSTYSFFVGFAVGAAAYYVLAKFWWFRSYKQAELEDPSDDKYLGVTVGRDWTIPSESETAAGELPPAAIEKL, encoded by the coding sequence ATGAAAGAGCCCAGCCGTTATTTAAAATCGCCGGATTTACTTCCGATTGCCCACCGTGACCGTAAAATTGGCACGTTTGGTTTTGCGCTTATGTGGATTGGGATGGCGGTTGTTCTGGCTGCTTTTGCCATCGGCGGAGCGGCTGTGGAACAAATGCCGCTTTCATGGGTGCTTGCCGCCTCTTTTATCGGCTGTGTGCTGATTGGCCTGTTTATTTCCATTATTGCAGATATCGGGATCGAGCATGGGCTATCTTTTCCTGTTTATATGCGGGCGCCGTTTGGAACAATCGGAACACATATCCCATCAGCGATCCGCGGTATTGCCGCATCCATGTGGTTCGGAATCAATACGTATTTCGGCGCTATGGCGATCAACGGTATTTTAAATGTGATGTTTGGCTTTGACAACTGGTTTGTCTGCTTTTTAGCTTTTGTGGCGGTGCAGGTCGCCAATACGATTATTGGGATCAAATCGATTGAAAAATTTGCAGATTTAGCTGCGCCTATTATTATTTTAATTTCACTCTGGATGTATGTCACACTTGCCGACCAGGCGGCGGCTGCCGATAAAAATGTTTGGTCCTGGGTGGAAAACCCGCTTACCGGCGGTTTGCTGTTTAATGCTTTTATGGTTGTGGTTCTTGGGAACATGGGGTATTGGTCGACGCTGGCGGCCGATATTTCTTCGATTTCCCGTTTTATTAAAGCGCCGCAATTTGAGCGGAACTGGATCAAACGCAATAAAAGTGTGCTGGTCGGCAGTTTAATTGCCATGCCGCTTACGCAAACCTTTGTAGTAGCGATTGGCGGTGTTGCTTTTATTGCAGTCGGCAACTATGATCCGGTTGCCGCCTTGCAGGAAACATCCAGCGGGCTTGTACTGGCTGTTTTGCTGCTGCTTATCGTCTTTGCCCAGTGGTCCACGAACACAGCGGCCAATCTTGTCCCGGCTGCCACTGTGTTTTCAAATATTGGCGGCCCGAAAGTACCGTTTTATGCGGGTGTAATCGCAGCAGGCGTGATCGGTATGGTCACCCAGCCGTGGAACTTATTTAACGTTTTAATGCCGTTTCTGCTTGTTGTCGGCGGGGTGCTTTCCGCCATTGTCGGCATTTTGTTTGCAGACTATTATTTAATCCGAAAGCGCCGTGTGAATGTGCCGGACTTGTATGAAATGAAAGGACAGTACCGCTATCATTACGGCGTGAACTGGGCTGGCATTATTTCCTGGGTAATAGGCGGTACGCTTGCCGTCATCTTTTCAACCTATTCGTTTTTTGTCGGCTTTGCGGTCGGCGCCGCTGCATATTATGTATTAGCGAAGTTTTGGTGGTTCCGCTCATACAAGCAGGCTGAGCTGGAAGACCCAAGTGACGACAAATACCTTGGCGTGACGGTCGGCCGTGATTGGACCATTCCATCAGAAAGCGAAACGGCAGCTGGTGAACTGCCGCCGGCTGCGATTGAAAAATTGTAA
- a CDS encoding type II asparaginase: protein MKLKKMIGASVMSVCLLAPGAGVYTGLSVQAATTTASTTVKSADTDLPNVKILATGGTIAGSSASNTDTTDYNAGELGVETLIKAVPEMKKLADVSGEQIVNVGSPEINNDILLKLGKRINTLLASDDVDGIVVTHGTDTLEETAYFLNLVVKSTKPVVVVGAMRPATAISADGPMNLYNAVKLAANPYAKKKGVMVAFNDRIGAARYITKTNTTALDTFKSVEQGYLGSFAGESVYFSSILNKKHTTQTAFDISKIEKLPQVDILYSYQNEGRYLYDAAVEAGAKGLVVAGSGNGSMSSIAREGVKDAAEEGVAVVRSTRTGSGVVTHSPSDDKDGLVSADSLNPQKARILLMLTLTKTSDPKKIQQYFDKY, encoded by the coding sequence ATGAAGCTTAAAAAAATGATAGGTGCATCTGTTATGTCTGTTTGTTTATTAGCTCCAGGAGCAGGGGTTTATACTGGTTTATCCGTACAGGCAGCTACAACAACTGCTTCTACAACGGTTAAGAGTGCGGACACCGATCTGCCAAACGTGAAAATTTTAGCAACCGGCGGTACGATCGCAGGCTCTTCTGCGAGCAATACGGATACAACGGATTACAATGCCGGGGAACTCGGTGTGGAAACCTTGATCAAAGCTGTTCCGGAAATGAAAAAGCTGGCTGATGTGAGCGGAGAGCAAATTGTAAACGTCGGCAGTCCGGAAATTAACAACGATATTTTACTGAAGCTTGGCAAGCGTATCAATACGTTGCTTGCGTCCGATGATGTGGATGGAATTGTCGTCACACACGGGACAGATACATTAGAAGAAACAGCTTATTTTCTTAATTTGGTCGTGAAAAGCACAAAGCCGGTCGTGGTGGTCGGTGCGATGCGTCCGGCTACAGCCATTAGCGCTGATGGGCCGATGAATTTATATAATGCTGTGAAACTGGCGGCGAATCCATATGCGAAGAAAAAGGGTGTTATGGTCGCGTTTAACGACCGAATTGGTGCAGCGCGTTACATAACAAAAACAAACACAACAGCTCTCGATACATTTAAATCCGTAGAGCAGGGCTATTTAGGCAGTTTTGCAGGTGAGAGTGTTTATTTCAGCTCCATCTTAAATAAGAAGCATACTACACAGACTGCTTTTGATATTTCAAAAATTGAAAAGCTTCCTCAAGTAGATATCTTATATTCTTACCAAAATGAAGGAAGATATTTGTATGATGCCGCTGTGGAAGCAGGAGCCAAAGGACTTGTTGTAGCGGGCTCTGGTAATGGGTCCATGTCGAGTATCGCAAGAGAAGGAGTGAAAGATGCAGCAGAAGAAGGAGTAGCGGTTGTCCGCTCTACACGCACAGGCAGCGGAGTCGTAACCCACAGTCCTTCAGACGACAAAGACGGCCTTGTTTCTGCCGATTCCTTAAATCCGCAAAAAGCCCGTATTTTATTAATGTTAACTTTAACAAAAACGAGCGATCCGAAGAAAATCCAGCAGTATTTCGATAAATACTAA
- a CDS encoding SGNH/GDSL hydrolase family protein, with protein MIRRALLLFFFVFGSIAGPGQAAAIHYIAIGDSLAAGQTPNREIGAGYADMIALAIRPDSYSKELAIPGYTVSQVISQVESAAGKKAIQSADLITISAGANDLLPLIQNDPKRGLLTFNAVTAAFALNGVRENYALLLEKIKALNPQAHIYAMGYYFPYPHVFDQHKPAVSEQLDLLNQIIKQEAERAGAVFVPVTDRFGLDGVEYVPNPGDVHPNGAGYLQMANAFLAVYAPGTKLPSSILGQLPKPIPLADLIKQRQRMLEHEPKQEKKAAEETDQTAAVQGCTREEVYAAAL; from the coding sequence ATGATCAGACGGGCTTTGCTGTTGTTCTTTTTTGTTTTCGGCAGTATTGCCGGCCCTGGACAGGCGGCGGCCATCCATTATATAGCAATTGGTGATTCGCTTGCAGCGGGCCAGACGCCGAATCGGGAAATCGGAGCAGGGTATGCAGATATGATTGCGCTTGCGATCCGGCCGGATTCTTATTCAAAGGAGCTTGCGATTCCCGGCTACACAGTAAGTCAGGTAATCAGCCAGGTGGAAAGTGCGGCGGGGAAAAAAGCCATTCAGTCGGCAGATCTCATTACCATTTCAGCGGGTGCGAATGACCTGCTGCCGCTTATTCAAAATGATCCGAAGCGGGGTCTGCTTACCTTTAACGCGGTAACGGCTGCTTTTGCCTTAAATGGCGTGAGGGAAAACTATGCGCTGCTGCTTGAGAAAATTAAAGCACTGAATCCACAGGCGCATATCTATGCAATGGGTTATTATTTCCCCTATCCTCATGTGTTTGACCAGCACAAGCCGGCCGTTAGTGAGCAGCTGGACCTGCTTAACCAGATCATTAAACAAGAAGCGGAGAGGGCGGGTGCCGTCTTTGTTCCGGTGACGGATCGTTTTGGACTGGATGGAGTGGAGTATGTGCCGAATCCGGGCGATGTGCATCCAAACGGCGCAGGATATTTGCAAATGGCGAATGCCTTTTTAGCTGTATATGCTCCTGGTACAAAGCTGCCGTCCTCCATTTTAGGACAGCTGCCGAAGCCAATTCCACTGGCTGATTTAATCAAACAGCGGCAAAGGATGCTGGAACATGAGCCGAAGCAGGAGAAAAAGGCAGCGGAAGAAACGGATCAAACAGCGGCTGTACAAGGATGTACAAGGGAAGAAGTATATGCCGCTGCACTTTAA
- a CDS encoding sodium-dependent transporter — MEKQEQWSSKIGFILSSAGAAIGLGAIWKFPYVTGQSGGGAFLLLFVIFTLLIGLPMLISEFIIGRGSGREAVGAYKKLAPDSFWTLTGKMGVVGCFLLLSFYSVVGGWVLIYTIRALYGGVIGSGDPEIMFGAMTTNGWLTIGGHALFMLLNIIVIAAGVQKGIEFASKYMMPLLFIFFIILVIRSLTLDGAMEGVAFFLQPDFSKINAEAVLYALGHSFFSLAVGFSCMVTYSSYLGKDVSIPSSAGSVAIMNIFVSVLAGLAIFPAVFAFGLEPTAGPGLLFVVLPAVFSQMPFGELFLFMFLLLFLFATLTSSFSLLEIITAAFTKGEAASRKKISLISGIIVFLAGIPAALSFSAFADISYFGRNIFDMTDYLVSNILLPLGNLLIALFIAWRMDQAIVKSEYELNAGRFGSTYTYWLPLMRWIVPITIAVVFVYTMSQLKM; from the coding sequence TTGGAGAAACAAGAACAATGGTCGTCGAAGATCGGCTTTATTTTGTCCTCAGCCGGCGCGGCGATTGGGCTTGGGGCGATTTGGAAATTCCCTTATGTAACCGGCCAAAGCGGCGGCGGTGCTTTTTTGCTTTTATTCGTTATTTTCACTCTTTTAATCGGGCTTCCTATGCTGATTTCAGAGTTTATTATTGGGCGCGGTTCCGGCCGGGAAGCGGTTGGTGCTTATAAAAAATTAGCGCCGGATTCTTTTTGGACACTCACAGGTAAAATGGGGGTCGTCGGCTGCTTTTTACTGCTTTCTTTTTACAGCGTAGTCGGCGGCTGGGTATTGATTTATACGATCCGTGCTCTTTACGGCGGTGTCATCGGCAGCGGTGATCCCGAGATCATGTTTGGCGCGATGACTACAAATGGATGGCTGACAATTGGCGGCCACGCTCTTTTTATGCTGCTGAATATTATTGTCATTGCAGCCGGCGTCCAAAAAGGCATCGAGTTTGCCAGCAAATATATGATGCCTCTTTTATTTATTTTCTTCATTATTTTAGTGATCCGCTCTTTAACACTCGACGGAGCAATGGAAGGCGTGGCATTTTTCCTGCAGCCGGACTTTTCGAAAATTAATGCAGAAGCCGTCTTATATGCACTTGGACATTCCTTTTTCTCACTGGCTGTCGGATTTTCCTGCATGGTCACCTACAGCTCTTATTTAGGTAAAGATGTGAGTATTCCTTCGTCTGCCGGTTCTGTGGCGATTATGAATATTTTCGTTTCCGTTTTAGCGGGACTTGCCATCTTCCCGGCCGTTTTTGCATTTGGCTTAGAGCCGACAGCTGGGCCTGGGCTTCTGTTTGTCGTACTGCCGGCTGTTTTTTCGCAAATGCCTTTTGGTGAATTGTTCTTATTTATGTTTTTACTGCTGTTTTTGTTTGCAACGCTTACTTCTTCGTTCAGCCTGCTTGAAATTATTACCGCAGCTTTTACGAAAGGCGAAGCAGCATCACGCAAAAAGATTTCACTCATCTCCGGTATCATCGTTTTTCTGGCGGGCATTCCTGCGGCTCTGTCCTTTAGTGCGTTCGCCGATATTTCCTACTTCGGCCGCAACATTTTTGATATGACCGATTATCTCGTCAGCAATATCCTGCTGCCGCTCGGCAACCTGCTGATCGCGCTGTTTATTGCCTGGCGGATGGATCAGGCGATTGTAAAAAGCGAGTACGAACTCAATGCGGGCCGCTTCGGCTCTACGTATACGTACTGGCTGCCGCTTATGCGCTGGATTGTGCCGATTACAATTGCGGTCGTATTTGTTTATACGATGAGCCAATTAAAAATGTAA
- the purU gene encoding formyltetrahydrofolate deformylase, with amino-acid sequence MNANINSPENVPSGQSRPENRGRLLVKCPDGPGIVAALSKFLFEQGANIIESSQYTSDPQGGTFFIRLEFDCEGLMDKRDAMEKEFSSLAEEFSMEFRFAYGSERKKTAIFVSKEPHALLELLWEWQSGDLPTDIAFVAGNHEEARGMVESLGIPFYHIPANKDIRRQVEEEQSRLIEEHNVDVIVLARYMQILTPEFVEKYPNKIINIHHSFLPAFIGARPYERAYNRGVKLIGATSHYVTNDLDEGPIIEQDIERVDHRDHVADLKKIGRSIERRVLARAVKWHLEDRIIVHGNKTIVFQ; translated from the coding sequence ATGAATGCAAATATAAATTCACCCGAAAACGTACCGAGTGGACAAAGCCGTCCTGAAAATCGGGGTCGCCTGCTTGTAAAGTGTCCAGATGGACCGGGGATTGTAGCTGCGCTGTCAAAATTTTTGTTTGAGCAGGGTGCGAATATTATTGAGTCAAGCCAGTATACGAGTGATCCGCAAGGCGGCACTTTTTTTATCCGACTCGAATTTGACTGCGAAGGACTAATGGACAAGCGGGATGCTATGGAAAAGGAATTTTCGTCACTTGCGGAAGAATTTAGTATGGAGTTCCGCTTTGCGTACGGAAGCGAGCGGAAGAAAACAGCGATTTTTGTTTCAAAAGAACCGCATGCCCTGCTGGAGCTTTTATGGGAATGGCAAAGCGGCGATCTGCCGACTGATATCGCCTTCGTAGCTGGAAACCACGAAGAAGCCCGGGGGATGGTTGAATCGCTCGGTATTCCGTTCTATCATATCCCGGCAAACAAAGACATTCGCCGGCAGGTGGAAGAGGAACAGTCACGTTTGATTGAAGAGCATAATGTCGATGTCATCGTGCTGGCACGCTACATGCAAATTTTAACACCAGAATTTGTAGAGAAGTATCCGAACAAAATTATTAACATTCATCACTCGTTTCTGCCGGCGTTTATTGGTGCGCGTCCGTACGAGCGTGCGTACAACCGTGGCGTGAAGCTGATCGGTGCGACGTCTCACTATGTAACCAATGATTTAGATGAAGGACCAATCATTGAACAGGATATTGAACGTGTAGATCACCGCGATCACGTGGCGGACTTGAAAAAAATCGGCCGCTCGATTGAACGGCGTGTTCTGGCACGGGCAGTTAAGTGGCATTTAGAAGACCGCATTATCGTGCACGGCAACAAAACCATCGTGTTTCAATAA